One stretch of Psilocybe cubensis strain MGC-MH-2018 chromosome 6, whole genome shotgun sequence DNA includes these proteins:
- a CDS encoding Sulfite oxidase, mitochondrial yields the protein MDKQPQEIVQAKQGMAGAQLRLLDDTKPEANPETEESQKESPFKDERPGWQGYIEWEKYPEKKELAAGILAKYVFPPPPEFQLGPIPDTNPVLEGVRWKMWHKAIGGDLWSVPEESWLRVIQEKHKDMLHLLQFPYNGEPPKRLVTAKPITPNPLHFVRNHGGIPNISADAFFLELDGLVNNPKKISLAELQNEELFPRVVKTVTIQCSGTRRIEQISEYAGEGDEMINAPWAEGAIGTAVWEGVSLKKVIKYCGGLAEGGKHLEFYGADSYFKQGQLMNYVVSVPWSKVKSNEVILAWSMNGEPLPKIHGFPLRAVVFGYIGARSCKWLYRIKAISEPSRAPVQSREYLYFNQQVGKHNQAYTRGIQIQEMPVSSAIMEPWNKQVVVHGGYLRVKGWAYSGGGRWPERVEVSGDGGNIWYEVPPENLSKKHKFAWRTWHIDLPVDAEGWIELTVRCWDNSLNTQPTFVRSAWNWGLHVTSSCHRVKVYSVNKSKPDTAARLKEFEERNTPFTPITRPTEFKTQSDEDYEKYWQTHDPRDVDD from the exons ATGGATAAACAACCTCAAGAAATAGTTCAGGCGA AACAAGGAATGGCAGGGGCCCAATTGCGCCTGCTTGACGATACCAAACCGGAAGCTAACCCAGAAACAGAAGAATCTCAGAAAGAATCACCCTTCAAAGATGAACGCCCAGGATGGCAGGGTTACATCGAGTGGGAGAAATACCCAGAGAAGAAAGAACTCGCGGCTGGTATTCTTGCGAAATATGTgtttccaccacctccagaGTTCCAGTTGGGCCCTATTCCAGACACCAACCCTGTTCTTGAAGGTGTCAGATGGAAAATGTGGCACAAGGCTATCGGTGGAGATTTATGGAGTGTCCCTGAAGAGAGCTGGCTACGAGTCATCCAGGAGAAACACAAGGACATGCTCCATCTACTTCAATTTCCGTACAATGGAGAGCCACCCAAG CGCCTGGTGACTGCAAAACCCATCACTCCGAACCCCCTTCACTTCGTGCGCAACCACGGAGGCATTCCCAACATTTCCGCTGATGCATTTTTCCTCGAGCTCGATGGTCTGGTCAATAACCCAAAGAAAATATCTCTAGCCGAGCTTCAAAATGAAGAATTGTTCCCTCGTGTTGTGAAGACTGTTACTATCCAGTGCAGTGGGACACGGCGCATCGAACAGATCAGTGAGTATGCAGGAGAAGGTGATGAAATGATTAATGCACCTTGGGCCGAGGGTGCTATTGGGACTGCAGTCTGGGAAGGGGTCAGtttgaagaaagtaatcAAATATTGCGGAGGCCTTGCTGAAGGAGGCAAACACTTGGAATTTTATGGCGCAGACAGTTACTTCAAACAA GGTCAACTTATGAATTATGTCGTCAGTGTCCCGTGGTCAAAGGTTAAATCCAACGAAGTTATTCTTGCTTGGTCGATGAACGGGGAACCGCTACCCAAAATCCACGGCTTCCCTCTTCGCGCTGTCGTTTTCGGGTACATCGGGGCTCGTTCCTGTAAGTGGTTGTACCGCATTAAAGCTATCAGTGAGCCCTCCAGAGCTCCTGTCCAATCCCGGGAATATCTCTATTTCAACCAACAAGTTGGAAAGCACAACCAGGCTTACACGCGTGGTATTCAAATCCAAGAAATGCCCGTTTCCTCTGCCATTATGGAACCTTGGAACAAACAGGTCGTTGTTCATGGCGGTTACCTTCGAGTCAAAGGTTGGGCCTATTCTGGTGGAGGACGCTGGCCCGAACGAGTCGAAGTTTCTGGCGATGGCGGCAACATATGGTATGAAGTGCCACCGGAGAACCTTTCCAAGAAGCACAAATTTGCATGGCGCACATGGCACATTGATCTTCCTGTCGACGCGGAGGGATGGATAGAGCTAACTGTTCGCTGCTGGGACAACTCTCTCAACACTCAACCAACGTTCGTTAGGAGTGCCTGGAATTGGGGATTGCACGTCACCAGCTCCTGCCATCGGGTCAAGGTCTATTCTGTCAACAAGAGTAAACCAGATACGGCTGCGAGATTGAAGGAATTTGAAGAGAGGAATACACCGTTCACACCTATTACTAGACCAACAGAATTCAAAACACAGAGCGACGAGGACTACGAGAAATACTGGCAAACCCATGACCCTAGGGATGTTGATGACTAA
- a CDS encoding 30S ribosomal protein S7, translating into MLSALRQRVSLVPRLAPAQICRVSMISIQKAQEDEAIKVLDEIQAPAAPEEQPMQTVVQQRADLDVMHHHIPPAQSPILQLFISWIMKDGKRATAAKRISDMLLRIHIMTQSQPLPIVEAAVERASPAVWVSRMKKGGGKTIVKPKPLNERQRASWGVYWIMEGANKKGRPGKDIADRLAREIIAVLQDTPGEPKVWANMQKKRIHEEALTNRGNLAKR; encoded by the exons ATGCTCTCGGCGCTGCGGCAAAGAGTGAGCCTCGTACCTCGTCTCGCTCCTGCGCAAATATGCCGCGTGAGTATGATATCAATACAGAAAGCGCAAGAAGATGAAGCCATCAAGGTCCTCGACGAAATTCAAGCTCCTGCCGCACCCGAAGAGCAACCTATGCAGACTGTTGTTCAACAACGCGCCGACCTCGACGTCATGCACCATCACATCCCACCAGCACAATCCCCTATCCTTCAATTATTCATTAGCTGGATCATGAAGGACGGCAAACGCGCTACTGCCGCGAAGCGAATCTCTGACATGCTGCTCCGTATCCATATTATGACGCAGAGCCAACCACTTCCTATTGTAGAGGCCGCTGTTGAACGCGCATCTCCTGCAGTATGGGTTAGTAGAATGAAGAAGGGTGGAGGAAAGACTATTGTCAAACCAAAACCCCTCAATGAGAGGCAGAGAGCGAGCTGGGGTGTGTATTGGATCATGGAAGGAGCAAATAAGAAAGGAAGACCGGGCAAGGATATTGCGGACAGACTGGCCAGAGAAATCATTGCAGTACTTCAGGATACCCCAGGAGAGCCAAAGGTTTGGGCCAATATgcaaaagaagaggataCATGAAGAGGCATTGACTAATAG GGGTAACTTGGCAAAACGATAG
- a CDS encoding Lipase 4 — protein MVMLRHFLLSIVLHSVYVSAAPTALVSPSVTLGSATFVGETSGTVQRFLGIPFAQPPVGNLRYRLPQPITYTNGSYDAKKYGPSCGQQSVGLPLLSGLTAEAANYVINSIFGQIFPDDEDCLTVNVVKPATATPGSKLPVVVSSTPLPYNFDPPATGGFELGSTSMYDGALIVKKSQDLGQPVIYVSMNYRLTGFGFLASKEVKEAGVGNLGLQDQREALRWIQKYITQFGGDPTKVTIWGESAGAISVALQMVANAGNTEGLFRGGFMQSGATIPVGDITNGQKYYDAVVKETGCTGASDTLDCLRTIPYAKLKAAINKSPGIFAYQSLNLAWLPRTDGVFLTDNPQNLVQQGKVAKIPYVTGNCDDEGTLFSLANLNVTTDAQFKSYLKNTFLPGTSNAQIDKIAKLYPNDITAGSPFNTGIFNAVTPQFKRLAAFQGDGVFQAPRRWMLQHTASKQNVWVFVSKRLKGIPGLGAFHFSDILNVYGGGDMAGHLIRFVNKLDPNPVFGYQWPKYTLATRKIATYVDGLNPIVTDTDDYRAEAMSYLTEVTLANPV, from the exons ATGGTCATGCTCCGCCACTTCCTGCTGAGCATCGTGCTTCACTCGGTTTACGTCTCCGCTGCTCCCACCGCGCTCGTTAGTCCATCAGTCACTCTCGGAAGCGCGACGTTCGTTGGAGAGACCTCTGGGACGGTACAGAGGTTCTTAGGCATCCCATTCGCCCAACCTCC GGTCGGAAACCTTAGGTATCGCTTACCCCAGCCTATCACATACACGAATGGTTCCTACGACGCAAAGAAATACGGACCCTCATGTGGTCAACAATCTGTCGGATTGCCTCTCCTCTCCGGCCTGACAGCGGAAGCAGCGAACTATGTGATCAATTCAATTTTTGGTCAAATCTTCCCTGACGATGAAGATT GCCTCACTGTCAACGTCGTGAAACCCGCTACTGCTACTCCTGGTTCCAAGCTCCCTGTCGTTGTG TCATCAACACCTCTACCGTATAATTTTGACCCTCCTGCGACAGGTGGTTTCGAACTCGGAAGTACTTCTATGTATGATGGAGCATTAATCGTCAAAAAGTCCCAAGATCTTGGACAACCTGTCATCTACGTCAGCATGAATTATAG GTTAACTGGGTTCGGCTTCCTTGCAAGTAAAGAGGTGAAAGAAGCTGGTGTCGGCAACCTTGGTCTTCAAGATC AACGTGAGGCTCTGCGGTGGATCCAAAAGTATATCACTCAATTTGGCGGTGATCCCACCAAAGTGACCAT TTGGGGTGAATCCGCTGGCGCTATATCTGTTGCTCTGCAGATGGTGGCGAATGCTGGCAACACAGAGGGTCTTTTCAGAGGCGGGTTCATGCAATCAGGAGCCACCATTCCAGTTGGTGACATCACAAATGGCCAGAAGTATTACGATGCCGTGGTTAAAGAAACTGGTTGCACTGGCGCATCAGATACTCTCGATTGCTTGAGAACTATCCCATATGCTAAATTGAAGGCTGCCATCAACAAATCTCCTGGCATTTTTGCTTACCAG TCTCTCAACCTTGCGTGGCTACCCCGCACAGACGGCGTTTTTTTGACGGACAATCCCCAGAATCTTGTTCAGCAGGGAAAGGTTGCAAAGATTCCTTACGTCACTGGCAATTGTGATGATGAAGGCACTCTTTTTTCCCTTGCCAACCTCAATGTCAC TACCGACGCCCAGTTTAAATCTTACCTCAAAAATACATTCTTGCCTGGCACGAGCAACGCACAGATTGACAAGATCGCAAAACTGTACCCCAATGATATAACTGCAGGATCTCCTTTTAATACTGGCATCTTTAACGCAGTGACGCCCCAGTTCAAGCGGCTGGCTGCATTCCAAGGAGATGGTGTATTCCAAGCGCCTCGTCGCTGGATGCTGCAGCATACTGCGAGCAAGCAAAATGTCTGGGTATTTG TGAGCAAGAGACTCAAAGGTATCCCTGGTCTCGGAGCT TTCCATTTCTCTGACATTCTCAACGTCTACGGTGGAGGCGACATGGCGGGTCATCTGATCCGTTTCGTCAACAAACTCGACCCCAACCCTGTTTTTGGCTACCAGTGGCCAAAATACACACTTGCAACTCGCAAAATTGCGACTTACGTCGATGGTCTGAACCCCATCGTAACAGACACAGACGACTACCGCGCTGAGGCGATGAGCTACCTCACTGAGGTCACTTTGGCCAATCCAGTTTGA
- a CDS encoding Trehalase, with protein sequence MLTASAALTLLFHGVARAQSSVSSATAPGGVVSTAVPTITLSTAVPSPTAPLSSPLPSQVALPPKQAWCPSDIFCAGPLLQTVNVAHLFPDDKTFVDKPTSKDAQAVLADFENIANGTTFQQIVDFVDADFTGEGLELEALALPGFTPDPPFLANVTASLPKAFAQTVHGFWTQLVRGTNESTLCGSSGKCESTLIPLNHTFVVPGGRFREIYYWDSFWIVEGLIESQLFSIVNDTLQNFMDQLDTFGFIPNGGRIYYLNRSQPPLFIQMLARYVQTSGDRNILKRALPLAEKELKWWSDNRSLQITSPFTNQTHTVYHYAVNNSAPRPESYLTDYTTANDPSVTPALNDTEKAALYAELASGAETGWDYTMRWYSTPNATNGLRSLNVRNTIGVDLNSILYRNHVLLAGLYGSSNQTAASRHTAAAASLKTAILDLFWDSDKVAFYDFIRNTNSRSTVFSAAAFYPFWAGIVPPEVAKSEQTAFSVFSSVNMVLNRYNGTFPTTFVDTGLQWDAPNAWPPHQYIIIQALRSIPANVSKGALPTPSSGQSTFDLIPAGQLGLDEAQLPGQPVHGGTTIVNSTTTGPSADLNKGNGTVFNGGNATDGEGWSQALQRQLANRHATGGEIPGILPRLSDQELNVTLSIGNTGNMFEKFSNVDIDSAGRGGEYTVQAGFGWTNGVLLWVASNYGGVIEAPQCPNLLDSPEAHGTLPGGGSNGKSAAVSLRGASKELVTLYLVLGAIAMRMLL encoded by the exons ATGTTGACCGCATCTGCCGCGCTCACGCTGCTCTTCCACGGCGTCGCACGAGCACAGTCGTCCGTGAGCTCCGCGACGGCTCCTGGAGGCGTCGTGAGCACCGCGGTGCCTACTATCACGCTCTCCACCGCGGTACCCAGCCCAACTGCGCCCCTCAGCTCCCCGCTCCCATCCCAGGTGGCCTTGCCCCCCAAGCAAGCTTGGTGCCCTTCTGATATCTTCTGTGCTGGGCCG TTGCTGCAAACGGTCAATGTCGCCCACTTATTCCCTGATGACAAGACTTTTGTCGACAAA CCCACGAGCAAAGACGCCCAGGCGGTGCTTGCCGACTTTGAAAATATCGCGAATGGGACTACGTTCCAGCAGATTGTCGACTTTGTCGATGCGGACTTTACGGGCGAGGGGCTCGAGCTCGAGGCGCTCGCGCTGCCGGGCTTCACCCCGGACCCGCCGTTCCTCGCCAACGTCACCGCGTCGCTCCCCAAGGCGTTCGCGCAGACCGTGCATGGATTCTGGACGCAGCTCGTGCGCGGCACGAACGAGTCGACGCTCTGTGGGTCGAGTGGGAAGTGCGAGAGCACGTTGATCCCGCTCAACCATACGTTTGTGGTTCCTG GTGGTCGGTTCAGGGAGATTTATTACTGGGATAGTTTCTGGATTGTTGAGGGATTGATCGAGTCGCAGCTGTTCAGCATCGTCAATGATACCCTGCAAAACTTTATGGACCAGCTTGATACCTTCGGCTTCATCCCGAATGGAGGACGCATCTATT ACCTGAACAGATCGCAGCCTCCTCTGTTCATCCAG ATGTTGGCGCGTTATGTCCAAACCAGCGGAGACAGAAATATCCTGAAGCGTGCACTTCCTTTGGCAGAG AAAGAGTTGAAATGGTGGAGCGACAACCGCTCGCTCCAAATCACTAGCCCATTCACAAATCAGACTCACACGGTCTACCACTACGCTGTGAACAACAGTGCTCCGCGTCCTGAATCTTATCTGACGG ATTACACGACTGCCAATGACCCAAGTGTCACCCCTGCCCTCAACGACACGGAAAAGGCCGCGCTGTACGCCGAACTTGCGAGTGGTGCGGAGACTGGATGGGATTATACCATGCGATGGTATTCCACGCCCAACGCCACGAACGGCCTGAGGAGCTTGAACGTCAGGAATACAATTGGAGTCGACTTGAACAGTATCCTCT ATAGGAACCATGTACTTCTTGCTGGCTTGTATGGATCTTCTAACCAGACAGCGGCTAGCAGGCATACCGCCGCAGCTGCGTCTTTGAAGACAGCAATCCTCGATCTCTTCTGGGACTCTGACAAG GTCGCCTTCTATGATTTCATTCGAAACACCAATAGCAGGAGCACTGTGTTCAGCGCCGCTGCGTTCTATCCGTTCTGGGCTGGCATTGTTCCACCGGAAGTCGCGAAGAGCGAGCAGACTGCGTTTTCGGTGTTTTCGTCGGTCAATATGGTTCTGAATCGGTATAATGGAACGTTCCCGACGACATTTGTTGACACCGGACTCCAATG GGATGCACCCAACGCATGGCCGCCACACCAATACATCATCATCCAAGCACTCCGCTCGATACCCGCGAACGTGTCAAAGGGAGCTCTGCCCACACCGTCATCCGGCCAGTCGACGTTCGACTTGATCCCAGCTGGCCAGCTCGGGCTCGACGAGGCGCAGCTCCCTGGCCAGCCTGTCCACGGTGGAACGACGATCGTGAATTCTACGACGACGGGTCCTTCTGCGGATTTGAATAAGGGCAATGGGACGGTCTTTAATGGTGGGAATGCGACGGATGGAGAGGGGTGGTCGCAGGCTCTCCAGAGGCAGTTGGCGAATAG GCATGCGACGGGAGGAGAAATCCCTGGGATTCTTCCTAGGCTGTCTGACCAGGAGCTCAATGTGACTTTGAGCATCGGTAATACGGGCAAT ATGTTTGAAAAGTTTTCCAATGTGGACATTGACTCTGCCGGACGCGGTGGAGAGTATACTGTTCAG GCTGGGTTCGGATGGACGAATGGAGTGCTGCTTTGGGTGGCGAGCAATTATGGAGGTGTGATTGAGGCGCCTCAGTGCCCTAACTTGTTGGATTCGCCCGAGGCCCATGGCACCTTGCCCGGCGGCGGCTCGAATGGAAAATCGGCAGCTGTGTCGCTGCGCGGTGCAAGCAAGGAGCTTGTAACTTTGTATCTCGTACTGGGCGCCATCGCTATGCGCATGTTGTTGTAa
- a CDS encoding RNA-binding protein 25, with product MQPNRLGLGLRPPLPSYGQGPSMSALAQQHQMQFMQPPPIQKQTTLFVGSISGGITDAFLNQLLTACGPIKSFKRLITPANKPQGFGFAEFEDPAGALRAIALLNNVELPALEDGCANKKLLVKADEKTRAFLDAFSSQQMNTDAEEALKKEAKAKIDEYVADINRISQDAANNGLIDKEKYIIPPHLHDLQEADLPETQRGLVISEIAQFRERAAKREREKMRDVRESIPNMAALAGAPSGPKVREWGKPQGQGQGQDAAAPKQQGFGKGAQGYSKPVGFVKAEDGKAGKDHLSYDDERPKKTDEELEADRKEQRRQEEELSYKDRERRYEPRERARISALERAIARERAQAEAERRNRIEMRASLDAWDDDESDEMFYNDRVRWRHTRQRRLEAEEAADEKSRRFEEQEAENLRRESEDFLARQMDEMQALAEEQRKAGLLLDDGAPVRLNVSIAGGGKEKDKAKAGEQPAKEKAKAATVFAQDEEEDEDGVKKRRAPLVKLDFSVAESSEQTRERLERIRQSVPHDKESLFKAKVRWDGLTDLVIDRKLEPLVKRLMVKYLGEMEEEDLIMFVLEHLKDHKSPQKLVEGLEPVLEEEAVELVVQVWRQIIFESMSYNEGLLTDKMLVDP from the exons ATGCAACCTAATCGGTTGGGACTTGGTCTGCGTCCACCTTTGCCGTCGTACGGCCAAGGCCCCTCAATGTCGGCTCTCGCACAGCAGCACCAAATGCAGTTCATGCAGCCCCCGCCTATCCAGAAACAGACAACCCTCTTCGTCGGCTCCATATCGGGTGGCATCACAGATGCCTTTCTCAACCAGCTACTGACC GCATGCGGTCCTATCAAGTCTTTCAAGCGCCTCATCACCCCTGCAAACAAGCCACAAGGCTTCGGCTTCGCCGAGTTCGAAGACCCCGCCGGCGCACTCCGCGCCATCGCACTGCTCAACAACGTCGAGCTCCCCGCGCTCGAAGACGGCTGTGCGAACAAAAAGCTCCTC GTTAAAGCAGATGAAAAAACTCGTGCGTTTCTCGACGCGTTCAGTTCGCAGCAGATGAACACAGAT GCCGAAGAAGCCCTCAAAAAAgaagccaaagccaaaatCGACGAATACGTCGCAGACATCAACCGCATCTCACAAGACGCCGCCAACAACGGCCTAAtcgacaaagaaaaatacatCATCCCACCACACCTGCACGATCTGCAAGAAGCCGATCTGCCAGAGACGCAGCGCGGGCTGGTTATCTCGGAGATCGCGCAGTTCCGCGAGCGCGCGgcgaagagggagagggagaagatgcGGGATGTGAGGGAGAGTATACCGAATATGGCTGCGTTGGCGGGGGCGCCGAGTGGGCCTAAGGTCCGTGAGTGGGGGAAGCcgcagggacagggacagggacaggatGCGGCTGCGCCGAAGCAGCAGGGGTTTGGGAAGGGTGCGCAGGGGTACAGTAAGCCTGTTGGGTTCGTCAAAGCGGAGGATGGGAAAGCTGGCAAAGATCATTTGTCATATGACGATGAGAGACCTAAGAAGACGGACGAGGAGCTCGAGGCGGATAGAAAGGAGCAGCGCAGGCAGGAGGAAGAATTGTCCTATAAAGAT CGTGAACGGCGGTATGAGCCTAGAGAACGAGCGCGCATTTCGGCGCTGGAACGTGCGATTGCGCGTGAGCGTGCGCAGGCTGAGGCGGAGAGACGTAATAGAATCGAGATGAGAGCCAGTCTAGACGCAtgggacgacgacgagagcGACGAGATGTTCTACAACGACCG AGTACGATGGCGGCACACGCGCCAGCGCCGTCTCGAAGCCGAAGAAGCCGCCGACGAAAAGTCGCGCCGGTTCGAAGAACAAGAAGCCGAGAACCTCCGGCGCGAATCGGAAGACTTCCTCGCAAGGCAGATGGACGAGATGCAGGCGCTGGCGGAGGAGCAGCGGAAGGCGGGGCTGCTCTTGGACGACGGCGCGCCTGTGCGGCTGAACGTGTCGATCGCTGGCGGCGGTAAGGAGAAGGATAAAGCTAAAGCTGGAGAGCAGCCGGCGAAGGAGAAGGCCAAGGCTGCGACGGTGTTTGCgcaggatgaggaggaggatgaggatggggtGAAGAAGCGCCGTGCGCCGCTTGTGAAGCTTGATTTTAGTGTGGCGGAGTCGAGTGAGCAGACGAGGGAGAGGCTTGAGAGGATACGACAGTCTGTGCCGCATGATAAGGAGAGTTTGTTTAAAGCTAAAGTTCGGTGGGATGGGCTTACGGAT CTGGTGATTGATAGAAAGTTGGAGCCTTTGGTGAAGCGTCTGATGGTGAAATATCTTGGCGagatggaagaggaagatctCATCATGTTCGTCCTCGAACATCTAAAAGACCACAAATCTCCACAAAAACTCGTCGAGGGCCTCGAGCCG GTTTTGGAAGAAGAGGCTGTTGAACTTGTTGTGCAAGTGTGGCGGCAGATCATCTTTGAGAGTATGTCGTATAACGAAGGCCTGTTAACCGACAAAATGCTCGTCGACCCTTGA
- a CDS encoding Coiled-coil domain-containing protein 25, producing the protein MVLFFKSTAVNPPALIYMGKDKVENEELIKYAWPQDIWFHVDKLSSAHVYIRMSEGMTWDTIPQDLLTDCAQLVKANSIEVHVATRENAIVNRLNKTKTERQVDHEQERIDRIKKENAIKRAAAAEKKKQDAELAKAREAEKQARSYDSLFNVEEDEYETGPRKTGRELEEDFM; encoded by the exons ATGGTTCTCTTCTTCAAATCTACAG CCGTCAACCCACCAGCGCTCATCTACATGGGCAAGGACAAGGTGGAAA ACGAGGAGCTCATCAAGTACGCGTGGCCCCAGGACATCTGGTTCCACGTCGACAAGCTCTCCTCCGCCCACGTCTACATCCGCATGTCCGAGGGCATGACTTGGGACACCATCCCCCAGGATCTCCTCACCGATTGCGCCCAGCTCGTAAAAGCAAACTCCATCgaag TACACGTCGCAACGCGCGAAAACGCCATCGTCAACCGCCTGAACAAGACCAAAACCGAGCGGCAAGTCGACCACGAACAGGAGCGCATCGACCGCATCAAAAAGGAAAACGCGATAAAGCGCGCAGCCGCAGCTGAAAAG AAAAAGCAAGACGCAGAGCTCGCCAAAGCGCGCGAAGCAGAAAAACAAGCAAGGTCATACGACTCGCTTTTCAAcgtcgaagaagacgagTACGAGACGGGGCCAAGGAAGACGGGGAGAGAGCTTGAGGAGGATTTTATGTGA